The following is a genomic window from Thioclava electrotropha.
CTTATCGGACAAGCCGACTTTCTTCAGCGCTTCGCGGGCCCGCTCGCGGGCTTCGCTGCGGGACAGGCCGCGCACACGCTCCAGCCCCTCTGCCACGTTCTGAAGTGCGCTCATGTGCGGCCAGAGATTGAACTGCTGGAACACCATGCCGATGTCGCGTCGCATTTCTCGCAATTGCCGTGCGGCCATCTTTTGCCGCCCGGTGTTTCGTAACCGATCAGTTGATCGTCGATGCGCACTTCGCCGCTGTCGTATTCCTCCAGGAAGTTGATGCAGCGCAGAAGGGTGGATTTGCCAGAGCCCGATGGGCCGATGAGGCAGGTCACCTTGCCGGGCGGAATGTCGAGGCTGACCTCGCGCAGGGCCTGGAACGTGCCGTAGAACTTGGAGACGTTGCGCAGGTGGGCTGCGGCGGGGGCAGGGCTGGATTGGGTCATCGTTCAGCTCCGATCAAGCAGGTAATAGGTGAAACGGCGCTCCAGCCTCCGCCCGAGCCGCGAGATCAGCTCGACGAAGCCCCAGAAGAACAAAGCGAGGATCAGGATCGGGGTGAAGAAGGCGAAGGTCTCGCTCATCATCGTCTGGGTCTGGAACATGATTTCGGGCACGGTGATCATGGAAAGGATCACCGTTTCCTTGGTGAGAATGATCGCGAAGTTCACCATGGGGGGCAGGGCGGAGACCATCATGATCGGCACCATGATGCGGCGCACGATCGTCATGTTCGCAAAGCCAATGGCGCGGGCGGCTTCGATCTGTCCTTTCGGGACGGCATCGAAACCGGCGCGCAGGATCTCGGTGAAATAGGCGCTGCCGTAGATCGTCAGCCCGAGGATCCCGGCTGGCATGGCGTCGAGGCGCAAGCCGAGCAAGGGGCCACCGTAATAGAGCACGAAGATCTGCACGAGGAACGGGGTGCCACGGATGAATTCCACGTAAGCACGGATCGGATAGCCAAGTAAGCTGGGACCGAAGCGCCGCACGATCTCAATCACGAAGCCTAGGGCGAGGCCGAAAACCGTGCCGAGTGTCCAGCTTAGCAAGGTGATGCCGAAGCCGGTCAACAGGTCCGGGCCGTAATGTTGGAGCATCTCGAACATCAGAGAGTGAGCCTCCGTTCCAAGGCGCGACCGGCCTGCGCGATCACGAGGTTGATCGCAAGATAGATGAAGGCGGCGGCAAGGTAGATTTCGAGCGGGCGATAAGTCGCTGCAGCGACCGACTGGCTCATCCGGGTGATCTCGACGATACCAACCACGGTCACCAGCGAACTGGCTTTCACCAGCAGGATCAGTTCGTTGACGATGGATGGCAACCCGATCTTGAGCGCTTGCGGCAGGAGGATGCGGATCCAGATGTTGCGTGGGCTCATACCGATCGCCAGAGCAGCCTCGGCTTGGCCTTTCGGGATCGCGTTGAGCGAACCGCGCAGCACCTCCGAAAGATAGGCGGCGGCGCAGAGGCCCACGGTCAGGACAGCAGCGACCAGTGCCGGCACATTCAACCCGATCACCGGAAGAAGGTAATAGGCGACGAGCAATTGAATGAGCAGCGGCACCCCACGAAAGAAACTCACGTAAATCGCGGCGGCCCGCCTGAGGCCCGGTCGTGCCGACAGGGCGGCAGCACAGATCACCGCACCGAGTATCAGCCCCTCAAGGCACCCCAGAACCGAGATCAGGAGTGTATTGCGCGCGGCCCACAGAAGGACCGGGAAGTTGTCGATGATCACCTGGAAGGAGAACATGGCCTGCCCCGTGAATGCGAGAAAGGGAAGGACGGGCCGATGCGTGACCGGCCCGTCATAGAGGCGATTACAATTCGGGCATGGTTTCGGGCAAGTCGGTCGCGGCGCCGAACCATTTTTCCTGCAACGTCTTCATGCGGCCATCGGCCTCGATCTTCTTGATTGCGTCATTGACGGCGGCGACCAGGCTGTCGCCTTCCCCCTTGCGCGCGACGTAACCGAAATAGGTCGGCGTGCCGAAAGGCGGGTTGACCACGGCGAAGTCATCGGGCCGCGTCTTGGCGAGATAGTTGAGCAGCGGGGCGGAGCCCGCGACCGCGTCGAGGCGCCCGGTCATCAGGTCGGCATATGCCTCGTCGGTGGTGCCGTAGCCTTTGATGGTGATGCCGCCGATCTTGTCACTATAGGTTTCGAGCTGTTTCTCCTGCGCGGTGCCTTTTTGAACGCCCACGGTCATGCCCTTGGCGTCGGCCGGTTTCGTCATCTCGCCGCCCTTGCGTTGCACGAAGGCGACCGTCGCATCCGCAATGGGCAGAGTGAAGCTGTAGCGTTTTGCTCGTTCGGACGTCATCGTGACGGGCGCGAGCACGAAATCGAACTTCTTCACTTCGAGGCCGGGGAGGATCGAGGTCCAGGGCAGGTCCTCGTAGACGGGCTTGACGCCGAGCTCCTTGGCGATCTCGTCGAACAGGTCGCGGTCGAAGCCTACATATTCGCCTTGATCGAGCATGTCGAAGGGGGCGTAGTGCATTTCGGTCGCAGCCACGATCTTGCCGGCCGACTTGATATCGGCCAGATCGTCAGCCATCGCCCCCGTTGCGGTGAGGGCAATCGTGCTCAGACCGAACAGCGCGGATTTCAGCGTGGTGGAAAAGGTCATTGTCTTCTCTCCTGTTGGCGGGGCTTTCTGTCTCCGGCGCCGTGCCCCTTGTGGCACCGGACTGTTGGCCCCGGTGCCGACCCGCGTCGGCGCTGGGGAGTTAATCGTGTCGTCGCAACGTAAGCGCATAGATCGGTCCATCGGCGGACAGACCCGCGAGATCGTCGTTTTCGGCGAGGAGAACCGCGCCCGGCTTCAGTTTGAGGTCACCGAGGCGAGCTGGGGCTTCGCGAACAAACAGAGCGAAGGTGTGCTGGGGCGTGGGGTGGCCGGCATCAAGCAGTTCGACCCGGTGCGAAAAAGAGCCACGCCGTGTCATGATGTTGAGATCGATTACGGGCTCGTCGCTCACGCGCGCATCTACAGCGGCTTCGCCGGGAAAGGCGAGGGGGGCGGAGCACGCATCGAGACGAACAAAACCGCCTTGCGAAAACCGCAGCTCCATGGCCCCGCCAGAGAGCACTGTAAGCGTCCTGTCGATCCCCTCGAACCGCGAAAATGGCCCGTCGCGCGCCACTTCGGCCATGCTCAGGCGCCACAGCATACCCTCGAAACCCGCGCCCTCGGGAAAGGTCGCAAGCTCCCAAGTGCGACCGCCGCCATTTTTCCATGGCTGTGCTGTCGCTTCGCTGCGGCTCAGCAGTTTCATTTTAGGATCCCGGGAAGGTCGAGACCATGCTCGACCGCGCAGTCCTGCGCGATCTCGTAGCCCGCATCCGCGTGGCGCATCACCCCGGTGGCCGGATCGTTCCAAAGCACCCGCTCGATCCGGCGATCGGCCTCTTCGGTGCCGTCACAGCAGATCACCATTCCGGCATGCTGCGAAAAGCCCATGCCGACGCCGCCGCCGTGATGCAGCGAGACCCAGGTCGCGCCCGATGCGGTGTTGAGTAGTGCGTTGAGCAGCGGCCAGTCCGAAACTGCATCCGAGCCGTCCTTCATCGCTTCGGTCTCGCGATTGGGCGAAGCAACCGAGCCGCTGTCGAGGTGATCGCGACCGATCACCACCGGAGCCTTGAGTTCACCGTTGCGCACCATCTCGTTGATCGCGAGGCCCGCCTTGTGTCGTTCGCCGAGGCCGATCCACATGATCCGCGCAGGAAGCCCCTGGAAGTCGATCCGCTCGCGCGCCATGTCAAGCCAGCGATGAAGGTGTTCGTTTTCAGGGAACAGCTCTTTCATCCGCGCGTCGGTCTTGTAGATATCCTCCGGATCGCCAGACAGTGCAGCCCAGCGGAATGGACCGACCCCGCGGCAGAATAGCGGGCGGATATAGGCAGGCACGAAACCGGGGAAAGCGAAGGCATTCTCCAGCCCTTCCTCCTGCGCGACCTGGCGGATGTTATTGCCGTAATCGAGCGTCGGCACGCCCGCGTTCCAGAACCCGACCATCGCTGCCACGTGCTCGCGCATCGAGGCGCGGGCGGCGGTCGAGACCTTCGCGGGATCGCTCTCTTGGGTCGCACGCCATTGCGCCACTGACCAGCCTTTCGGCAGGTAGCCGTGATAGGGGTCGTGGGCCGAGGTCTGGTCGGTCACGATGTCTGGACGCCCGTTCGGCAGATCCTCGCTCGCTTGCATCCGGCGCAGGATCTCGGGGAAGATCTCGGCAGCGTTCCCGATCAGAGCGACCGATTTCGCTTCGCCTGCGGTGGTCCAGCGCGCGATCATCGCAAGCGCTTCGTCAAGCGAATGGGTCTTCTCGTCGCAATATCTGGTGCGGATGCGGAAGTCGGCGCGGCTCTCGTCGCATTCGACCGCAAGGCAACAAGCGCCCGCCATGACAGCGGCGAGCGGCTGCGCGCCTCCCATGCCGCCGAGCCCACCGGTCAGGATCCACTTGCCGCGCAGATCCCCATCGTAATGCTGGCGCCCCGCTTCGGCGAAAGTTTCGTAGGTGCCCTGAACGATGCCTTGCGCGCCGATATAGATCCACGACCCGGCTGTCATCTGGCCATACATTGCCAGACCCTTCTTATCGAGTTCGTTGAAATGGTCCCAATTGGCCCAGTGCGGCACGAGATTGGAGTTAGCGATCAACACGCGTGGTGCGTCCGTGTGGGTCCTGAAGACCCCGACTGGCTTGCCCGATTGCACGAGAAGCGTTTGATCCGCTTCGAGCTTTCGCAACGAGTCGCAGATCAGGTCGAAATCCTCCCAGGTGCGTGCGGCGCGGCCGATCCCGCCATAGACCACCAACTCGTGCGGCTTTTCGGCGACGTCCGGGTGCAAGTTGTTCATCAGCATCCGCAGTGGTGCCTCGGTCAGCCAACTCTTGGCGGTGATCTCGGTCCCGGTGGCGGGGTAGATGTCGCGCATGTTGTGACGTGGGTTGTTCATCATTTCGGTCCTTCTTGGCAGGTCAGGCGAGCATCCGGCCCGCGATGATGTTGCGTTGAATTTCGGAGGAGCCCTCGTATATGCGCATGATGCGCAGGTCGCGGAGCTGCCGCTCGAGCGGGAAATCTCGTGTGAACCCGTAGCCGCCGTGGATCTGCAAGGCTTGATCGGTGATGCGCCCTGCGGCTTCGGACGCGAAGAGTTTGGCCTTCGAGGCTGCGGTGGTGAACCGCTCTCCGGCCTGTCGCTGGCGCGCGGCCTCATGGCCCAGAAGTTCGGCGGCCGACAATTCGATCGCCATGTCGGCGAGCATCCACTGGATGCCCTGCCGGTTCGAGAGCGCCTCGCCCCCGATGACGCGTGCGCGGGCCCAATCGCGGGCGGCGGCCAATGCGGAGCGCGCGATCCCGACAGCCATCGCCGCCACCTCGGTGCGCCCGTTGTCGAGCACTTTCATCGCGGTGCGAAAGCCGGTGCCCTCCTCGCCGAGACGGTTTGCATCGGGCACCATGACATCGACATCGAGTTCCCAGACATGGCCGCCCCGCAGACCCATTGTCTGTTCGACTCGGCCCGGAACGAGGCCGGGTGTGCCCTTCTCAACGACGAAGGCCGAGATGCCCCGGTGACCTGCCTGTGGATCGGTCACGCAGTAGAGGATAATGAAATCGGCGACACCGCCATTCGAGATGAAGCACTTTTTGCCCTTGATGTGCCATTCGTCGCCCTGACGCACTGCGCGGCTGCGCATGTCGGCGGGATCGGACCCCGCATTGGGTTCGGTCAGGCCGAACGCGCCGAGCATCTTCCCCTCGGCCGCGGCAGGCAGAAAGCGCGCGCGTAACGCATCATCGCCCCCGAGCAACAGGCTGTCGGTCGCAAGGAAATGCGCCGTCAGCGCCGAGACGGTGGAGCCGCAGCCGCCCGCGATCGTCGCGACCGCCTCGAAGAGCGCATGGGCCGAGATTTCGGCCCCGCCCCAGCGTTCGGGCAGATTGGCTCCCATCATTCCGGTCTCCGACAGCGCAGCGAGCTGATCATGGACAAAGGTTCCGGTTCGATCGGTCTCGCCCGCACGTGGGACAAGCTCGTCGCGGGCGAAGCGCTCCAGCATGTCGAGGAACTGTCGCTCTTCCGCGCTCAAAAGGTGGTCAAAGGCTCTCATCGGCTTGCTTCCTTTACGACGCCGGCCGCGATCAGTCGGGAAATCTGGGCGGCGCTCAGGCCGGCTTCCTGCAGGATCTTCCGGGTCTCTCCTCCAAGCGCAGGCGCTCCAGTCTCAGCGAGTGGCGCTGCGCCTTCGAACCGGATGGGTTGGCCCACGACCGGGCTTTCCCCGAGCGAATGGTGCGGTAGCTGGCGCACGAGAGCGCGCGCATGCGCATGGTGCGAAGCCAGCTGTTGGGCGAGGGTCATGATCGGTGCGCTGGGCACCTGCGCCTCGGCGAGTGCCGCAACAACCTTCTCGGTGGGGTGACGGGTGGTCCAGCCTTCGATCACCGCGCGTAGAGCTGGCTCGTTTTGCGTGCGCTTCTCATCGGTGAGGAAGCGGGGGTCCTCTGCAGTATCAGGAGCGCCGATCAACTGGCAGAGCGCGGTGAATTGGCGACCGCTCAGGGCCGCAATGATCGCGAGGCCATCCCGCGTGCGATAGGTCCCGAACGGCGTGGAGAGGGGGTGACGATTCCCGACCCGCTCCACAGGGCGGTTTGCATAGAGATGCACCGCATGGCTGGTCGGCAGCATCGCGACGAGACTATCGAGCATCGCGACGTCGAGCGATGCGCCGCGCCCGGTTTTCTCCTTCCCGACGAGCGCGGCAAGGATCGCTATCACCGCGTAGAGCCCGGCCGCGATGTCGCCCAAGGCCTCGCCGACCTTCAACGGTCCACCGGCCTCTTCGCCGGTCGCATCCATCCAGCCCGACATCGCCTGCACTACGAGGTCATAGGCGGGCAGGCGGGAGGCCGGGCTGTCCTGTCCGAAGCCCGAGATCGCGCAATATACGAGGCCGGGATTGTCCTTGCGCAACTCCGCCGGATCGAGGCCCAACCGAGCGGCCACACCGGGGCGGAAATTCTCCACCACGACATCGCATTGCCCGGCCAACTGGCGCGCAAGCTCTTGTCCCGCTTCCGCTCTCAAATCGATCACGATCGAACTCTTGCCGCGGTTCGTCAGCGCAAAGAGCGCGGATTCCCCGTCGCGAAACGGGCCGATATGTCGGTAGTCGTCCCCTCGCGGCGGTTCGATCTTGATTACTTGCGCCCCGAGATCCGCCAGTAAGGCGGTCGCGAACGGGCCCGAGAGGACACGGGTCAGGTCAAGGATTCGAAGCCCTTCGAGCGGTTTCATGCGACAAGCTCCGGGGCGAGCATTTCGAGCGCGCGCAGTATCTCGCCCAAGTGGGGACGCAGACGCTCGGCTTTCTCGGCGCTGATATCCCAAGGCGGGGCTTCCGCGGCGAGGTGGGTCGATTGGGCCAGTTCCATCTGGATGGCGTGGACACCGCTTTCAGGCTGACCGTAGTTACGTGTTGTCCAGCCGCCACGGAACCGGCCATTGATGACATGGCTGAACCCATTTGCGCGCGCGCATATCTCCGCCGCTACGGTCTCGATGCGCGGATCGCAGCTGGTGCCATTCGCGGTGCCGATATTGAAATCGGGAAGCTTTCCGTCGAACAGGAAAGGGATGTGCGAGCGGATCGAGTGGCAATCATAGAAGACCACCACGCCATGGCGCGCGCGGACCCGTTCAATCTGAGTGCGCAGTGCGGCGTGATAGGGCGCGTGGAACTCTGCGAGCCGACGGCTGATCTCCTCAGCGGCGGGCTCTGTCGTCCAGATCGGCGCGCCATCGAAATCAGTCAGCGGAACGAGCCCGGTCGTGTTCTGCCCGGGATAGAGGCTTTCGTTTTCGGGGCCGCGGTTCGCGTCGATCACATAGCGGTGGAAGGTCGCACGCACCGAGGTCGCGCCCGGCAGAAGCCCTGCATAGAGCTCGTGGATATTCCAGTCGGTATCCGCCAGTGCGCGGCCGCGTTCATTGAGCGCCTCTCGCATGTCCGCAGGAACCCACGTCCCGGTATGGGGAAGCCCGAGGATGACGGGGCTATCTCCCTCGATGATTTCGACGGGATCAGGGGCGATCGAACTCATACTGCGACTCCCAGTCCGGCGGCGGTGACGAGCGTCGAGTCTTCTACCAGCTTTCGGGCCTTTTCGAGATCAGGCGCGAGGTAGCGATCGGCGCCCATCGTTTCGACATGGCGCCGTAAGACCTCGATTGTTCGCGCGAGCGAGGCGGATGTCGCCAAGGGCGTGCGGAACTCGATGCCCTGCGCGCCGCACAGTGCCTCCACTCCGAGTATCACCGCGAGGTTGCGCGTCATCAGTCCCAAGCGCCGTGCGCCATGGGCCGCCATGCTGACATGGTCCTCCTGGTTGGCGCTGGTTGGTGTGCTGTCTACCGAACATGGGGCGGCGAGATGCTTGTTCTCGCTCATCAGGGCTGCAGTGGTCACCTCGGCGATCATCAAGCCGCTGTTGAGCCCCGCTTGTGGTGTGAGAAAGGGCGGCAGCCCGAAACTGAGCGCGGGATCGACCATCAGCGCGATGCGACGCTGCGCAATCGCGCCAATCTCGGCAACGGCCAGGGCGATCTGATCCGCAGCGAAAGCTACGGGCTCGGCGTGGAAGTTCCCCCCCGACACGATCGTGCCATCGGAGAGCACGAGGGGGTTGTCGGTCACCGCGTTGGCCTCGGTAACCAGGGTCTGGCCGGCGAATCGCAACAGGTCGAGTGCCGCGCCGGTCACCTGAGG
Proteins encoded in this region:
- a CDS encoding ATP-binding cassette domain-containing protein; protein product: MTQSSPAPAAAHLRNVSKFYGTFQALREVSLDIPPGKVTCLIGPSGSGKSTLLRCINFLEEYDSGEVRIDDQLIGYETPGGKRWPHGNCEKCDATSAWCSSSSISGRT
- a CDS encoding amino acid ABC transporter permease, with protein sequence MFEMLQHYGPDLLTGFGITLLSWTLGTVFGLALGFVIEIVRRFGPSLLGYPIRAYVEFIRGTPFLVQIFVLYYGGPLLGLRLDAMPAGILGLTIYGSAYFTEILRAGFDAVPKGQIEAARAIGFANMTIVRRIMVPIMMVSALPPMVNFAIILTKETVILSMITVPEIMFQTQTMMSETFAFFTPILILALFFWGFVELISRLGRRLERRFTYYLLDRS
- a CDS encoding amino acid ABC transporter permease; its protein translation is MFSFQVIIDNFPVLLWAARNTLLISVLGCLEGLILGAVICAAALSARPGLRRAAAIYVSFFRGVPLLIQLLVAYYLLPVIGLNVPALVAAVLTVGLCAAAYLSEVLRGSLNAIPKGQAEAALAIGMSPRNIWIRILLPQALKIGLPSIVNELILLVKASSLVTVVGIVEITRMSQSVAAATYRPLEIYLAAAFIYLAINLVIAQAGRALERRLTL
- a CDS encoding transporter substrate-binding domain-containing protein is translated as MTFSTTLKSALFGLSTIALTATGAMADDLADIKSAGKIVAATEMHYAPFDMLDQGEYVGFDRDLFDEIAKELGVKPVYEDLPWTSILPGLEVKKFDFVLAPVTMTSERAKRYSFTLPIADATVAFVQRKGGEMTKPADAKGMTVGVQKGTAQEKQLETYSDKIGGITIKGYGTTDEAYADLMTGRLDAVAGSAPLLNYLAKTRPDDFAVVNPPFGTPTYFGYVARKGEGDSLVAAVNDAIKKIEADGRMKTLQEKWFGAATDLPETMPEL
- a CDS encoding HutD/Ves family protein, which produces MKLLSRSEATAQPWKNGGGRTWELATFPEGAGFEGMLWRLSMAEVARDGPFSRFEGIDRTLTVLSGGAMELRFSQGGFVRLDACSAPLAFPGEAAVDARVSDEPVIDLNIMTRRGSFSHRVELLDAGHPTPQHTFALFVREAPARLGDLKLKPGAVLLAENDDLAGLSADGPIYALTLRRHD
- the hutU gene encoding urocanate hydratase; translated protein: MNNPRHNMRDIYPATGTEITAKSWLTEAPLRMLMNNLHPDVAEKPHELVVYGGIGRAARTWEDFDLICDSLRKLEADQTLLVQSGKPVGVFRTHTDAPRVLIANSNLVPHWANWDHFNELDKKGLAMYGQMTAGSWIYIGAQGIVQGTYETFAEAGRQHYDGDLRGKWILTGGLGGMGGAQPLAAVMAGACCLAVECDESRADFRIRTRYCDEKTHSLDEALAMIARWTTAGEAKSVALIGNAAEIFPEILRRMQASEDLPNGRPDIVTDQTSAHDPYHGYLPKGWSVAQWRATQESDPAKVSTAARASMREHVAAMVGFWNAGVPTLDYGNNIRQVAQEEGLENAFAFPGFVPAYIRPLFCRGVGPFRWAALSGDPEDIYKTDARMKELFPENEHLHRWLDMARERIDFQGLPARIMWIGLGERHKAGLAINEMVRNGELKAPVVIGRDHLDSGSVASPNRETEAMKDGSDAVSDWPLLNALLNTASGATWVSLHHGGGVGMGFSQHAGMVICCDGTEEADRRIERVLWNDPATGVMRHADAGYEIAQDCAVEHGLDLPGILK
- a CDS encoding acyl-CoA dehydrogenase family protein; this encodes MRAFDHLLSAEERQFLDMLERFARDELVPRAGETDRTGTFVHDQLAALSETGMMGANLPERWGGAEISAHALFEAVATIAGGCGSTVSALTAHFLATDSLLLGGDDALRARFLPAAAEGKMLGAFGLTEPNAGSDPADMRSRAVRQGDEWHIKGKKCFISNGGVADFIILYCVTDPQAGHRGISAFVVEKGTPGLVPGRVEQTMGLRGGHVWELDVDVMVPDANRLGEEGTGFRTAMKVLDNGRTEVAAMAVGIARSALAAARDWARARVIGGEALSNRQGIQWMLADMAIELSAAELLGHEAARQRQAGERFTTAASKAKLFASEAAGRITDQALQIHGGYGFTRDFPLERQLRDLRIMRIYEGSSEIQRNIIAGRMLA
- a CDS encoding CaiB/BaiF CoA transferase family protein, with product MKPLEGLRILDLTRVLSGPFATALLADLGAQVIKIEPPRGDDYRHIGPFRDGESALFALTNRGKSSIVIDLRAEAGQELARQLAGQCDVVVENFRPGVAARLGLDPAELRKDNPGLVYCAISGFGQDSPASRLPAYDLVVQAMSGWMDATGEEAGGPLKVGEALGDIAAGLYAVIAILAALVGKEKTGRGASLDVAMLDSLVAMLPTSHAVHLYANRPVERVGNRHPLSTPFGTYRTRDGLAIIAALSGRQFTALCQLIGAPDTAEDPRFLTDEKRTQNEPALRAVIEGWTTRHPTEKVVAALAEAQVPSAPIMTLAQQLASHHAHARALVRQLPHHSLGESPVVGQPIRFEGAAPLAETGAPALGGETRKILQEAGLSAAQISRLIAAGVVKEASR
- the hutG gene encoding N-formylglutamate deformylase, whose protein sequence is MSSIAPDPVEIIEGDSPVILGLPHTGTWVPADMREALNERGRALADTDWNIHELYAGLLPGATSVRATFHRYVIDANRGPENESLYPGQNTTGLVPLTDFDGAPIWTTEPAAEEISRRLAEFHAPYHAALRTQIERVRARHGVVVFYDCHSIRSHIPFLFDGKLPDFNIGTANGTSCDPRIETVAAEICARANGFSHVINGRFRGGWTTRNYGQPESGVHAIQMELAQSTHLAAEAPPWDISAEKAERLRPHLGEILRALEMLAPELVA